The region GAACGAGGCAATCGCGGCACTGCCGATCTTCCAATCCCAACCCAACGGGCGAACAACGGGCTCGATCCAATGTCCGGCCATGCCAAGGAAGCTGTGTCGCAATAAGTTGCCGTCGATCTGGTTGTTGATTTCGCCCAAGCGAGCTTCGATTACTTCTGCTTCTTCCTCGTTGGCGTTTTCAAGCTGGGCTTCCAATTGAGCGATCTCATCCGCGAACGGTGCCGTGGCTGCTTCTTCGTTGCGAGGGAAGTACGACAACGCCCAAATAATTACGGTCATCGCAAAAATCAGCGTACCGGCTCGTTTGACGAAGGCCCATCCTTTTTCGACCATCACCGTCAGCACCCCAACAATCGATGGAAACTTGTAGCTGGGAAGTTCCATCACGAACGGAGGCGTTTCGCCCGGCAGAATGGTTTTGCGTAAACAGAACGCGACACCCACCGCGGCGATAATTCCTAGCAGGTACATGCTGAGCATTACCAACGTGTGCAGCGAAAGGACGCCGCCGAACGTTTCATCGGGAATGAACGCCGCGGTTAGCAGCACGTAAACGGGCATTCGGGCACTGCAGCTCATCAGCGGAGCGACCAAGATCGTAATCAGTCGGTCGCGGCGATTTTCAATCACACGAGCCGCCATAATGCCGGGGATGGCACAAGCGAAGCTGGACAGCAATGGAATGAACGACTTGCCGCTTAGGCCAATCTTGCTGAACAGGCGATCCATCAAATAGGCGGCCCTGGCCAGGTAACCGCAATCTTCCAGGATCGCGATGAAGAAGAACAAAATGCAAATCTGCGGCAGAAAAACCAACACGCCGCCGACGCCTGCGATGACACCGTCGATCAATAGCGACTTGAGAGCACCATCGGCCAGGTTGGCATCGACTACCCCGGCGATCAACTCGAAAAACGCTTCGATCAATCCCATCAAGTTGCCTGCAACTAAGTCGCTGAAGACCGCTTGAAACATGAGTGTCATGATGAGAATGAAGAAGATGGTGCCACCGAAACGGTTCGTTAGCACACGGTCGATTCGATCGGACAGCGTGACTTTTCGCGTCGCCTCGCGGGTGACGATGCCATCGAGGACACCTTGCACCCATTGATAGCGGGAAATGGCTTCGATCGCTGGAACCGGTTGCCC is a window of Bremerella sp. TYQ1 DNA encoding:
- the feoB gene encoding ferrous iron transport protein B → MSVDAPARTLNVALVGNPNTGKSTLFNALSGIRQKTGNYPGVTVEKKHGSFTHNGQKVELIDLPGTYSLAPRSPDEMVTVDVLLGRQANEAKPNAVLVIVDASNLERNLYIVSQVKELGLPTVVALNMGDIAQDKGITIDVAKLEERLGLPVVATQANRRGGLDQLRDTIVALLERDSIAVESPFPDEFRDKVGQLHAKLQERDVDAPRYLAERLLLDTSGYLEKEVAGGGQELHNWIVESRNQLAELGQPVPAIEAISRYQWVQGVLDGIVTREATRKVTLSDRIDRVLTNRFGGTIFFILIMTLMFQAVFSDLVAGNLMGLIEAFFELIAGVVDANLADGALKSLLIDGVIAGVGGVLVFLPQICILFFFIAILEDCGYLARAAYLMDRLFSKIGLSGKSFIPLLSSFACAIPGIMAARVIENRRDRLITILVAPLMSCSARMPVYVLLTAAFIPDETFGGVLSLHTLVMLSMYLLGIIAAVGVAFCLRKTILPGETPPFVMELPSYKFPSIVGVLTVMVEKGWAFVKRAGTLIFAMTVIIWALSYFPRNEEAATAPFADEIAQLEAQLENANEEEAEVIEARLGEINNQIDGNLLRHSFLGMAGHWIEPVVRPLGWDWKIGSAAIASFPAREVIISTMGVLYNLGGDEDEESEPLRETIKGATWDGSEDKVFNIPVALSIMVFFALCAQCAATLAVIKRETNSWRWPIFTFVYMTVLAYVGALITYQVSAAILLS